One stretch of Zingiber officinale cultivar Zhangliang chromosome 6B, Zo_v1.1, whole genome shotgun sequence DNA includes these proteins:
- the LOC121992123 gene encoding EKC/KEOPS complex subunit TPRKB-like — MKEFQVNGSTSLSLALFTDVTNSRQLLDFVQTGKLEPEVALLNASLVPDIFPVLAAAHKALLSKSRESLTTRTLHSELIYNYSGSKHISESLKRCGISDDTTYVLAARFAASQDEMKDVAELINGKEVDLAELETKANLTHILKHYKITPEELAISSLSDAIVCRIAARDAL; from the exons ATGAAGGAATTCCAGGTGAACGGTTCcacctctctctccctcgctcTCTTCACCGACGTTACCAATAGCAG GCAACTTCTTGACTTTGTACAGACAGGAAAACTTGAACCagaagtagcacttttaaatgcaTCGCTA GTACCGGACATTTTCCCTGTTTTAGCGGCTGCACATAAGGCACTTCTATCCAAATCAAGGGAATCACTCACTACACGAACTCTTCATTCAGAACTGATCTATAACTACTCAGGATCCAAACAT ATTTCTGAATCCTTGAAGCGATGTGGTATTTCTGATGATACAACATATGTTCTTGCAGCACGATTTGCTGCATCTCAAGATGAG ATGAAAGATGTGGCAGAGCTGATAAATGGGAAAGAGGTTGATCTGGCAGAGTTGGAGACTAAAGCGAATCTTACACACATTTTAAAG CATTATAAGATAACACCAGAGGAATTGGCAATATCTTCATTGTCTGATGCAATTGTCTGTAGGATTGCTGCTCGAGATGCTCTATAA